In Shouchella patagoniensis, the following are encoded in one genomic region:
- a CDS encoding ABC transporter permease, producing MIKYVTGRLLSMIPVLIGVTIVVFLLAKLIPGDPAQSILGADATPEAIDALREEMGLNDSILSQYGSWLINILQGDLGFSYTLSADIASELLPRFINTLILTAASLFICIVVGVFLGALSAIKNGRLFDKVSMAIAMIGASIPVFWIALMLMWVFSIQINLFPVGGMYNMRNPGGLFDLVSHLVLPAFATATVSIAVIARLSRNTMLETLQKDYIHYFHSFGIADRKINIRHALRNSLPPIINIAGLQVGYILGGALFSEVVFNWPGIGQQLYVAITSNDYAMIQGGILLIAISVVCINALVDILNVALSPKLRDSL from the coding sequence ATGATTAAGTACGTTACGGGACGTCTCCTCTCAATGATTCCTGTTTTGATTGGTGTCACAATTGTTGTGTTTTTGTTAGCAAAATTGATACCAGGCGATCCAGCACAAAGTATTCTTGGAGCAGATGCTACGCCTGAAGCGATTGATGCTTTACGTGAAGAAATGGGGCTTAATGATTCGATTCTAAGCCAATATGGATCTTGGTTAATCAACATTCTTCAAGGCGATCTAGGCTTTTCTTATACGTTGAGCGCGGATATCGCCTCGGAATTACTCCCACGTTTCATAAATACGCTTATTTTGACAGCAGCTTCCCTATTTATTTGTATCGTTGTCGGCGTGTTTTTAGGCGCTTTAAGTGCAATCAAGAATGGTCGTTTATTTGATAAAGTAAGCATGGCGATTGCCATGATTGGTGCAAGTATCCCTGTGTTTTGGATCGCGCTGATGCTTATGTGGGTATTCTCAATTCAAATAAATTTGTTTCCTGTAGGTGGCATGTACAATATGCGTAACCCTGGTGGATTATTTGATCTAGTAAGTCATCTAGTTTTACCAGCATTCGCGACTGCTACGGTATCAATTGCCGTTATTGCTCGACTCTCGAGAAATACAATGTTAGAGACGTTGCAAAAGGATTATATTCATTATTTTCATTCATTTGGAATAGCTGATCGGAAAATAAATATAAGGCATGCATTGCGAAATTCCTTACCACCTATAATCAATATCGCAGGGTTACAAGTGGGCTACATCCTAGGGGGAGCGTTGTTTAGTGAAGTCGTGTTTAATTGGCCGGGGATCGGGCAGCAGCTTTACGTTGCCATTACGTCTAATGATTATGCGATGATTCAAGGTGGTATCTTGCTTATTGCGATATCTGTGGTGTGTATAAATGCGTTAGTCGATATTTTAAATGTAGCGCTCAGTCCTAAATTAAGGGATTCACTGTGA
- a CDS encoding ABC transporter ATP-binding protein, which translates to MSALTARRNQTLLEVNELTTEIKTVDGNVQVLKDVTLSIKKGEIVAIVGESGSGKSMTIHSILQLIPKELLSSYKGTINAFGKQLLHLSQREMKTIKGKRVSLIAQNAMTSLDPSYTIGSQLVEVIRAKTSLLKKQARERARDLLYEMGIEDPNQVYHAYAHQLSGGQRQRAVIAMSLACEPDLIIADEPTSALDPTVQLQVLELLQKINREFGTAVLMITHDFGVVAKIADKVAVMYAGQVVEQGVVSDVMFQPKHPYTQGLLACIPTLDWIFDKDKTKSMLHQIAGEPPNLAIPQQGCRFAPRCFKAEKSCFEVEPSMDIDQNTAIPHEARCILIKEAK; encoded by the coding sequence TTGTCAGCATTAACAGCTAGAAGAAATCAAACGCTTTTGGAAGTTAATGAACTTACAACGGAAATTAAAACGGTTGATGGAAATGTACAGGTATTAAAAGACGTTACTCTATCAATCAAAAAGGGAGAAATAGTAGCAATTGTAGGGGAGTCTGGTTCAGGGAAATCGATGACAATTCATTCGATCCTACAATTAATCCCAAAAGAATTGCTTTCAAGTTATAAAGGGACAATTAATGCATTTGGCAAACAGTTGCTTCATCTATCGCAGAGGGAGATGAAAACAATTAAAGGAAAACGAGTTTCGTTAATTGCTCAAAATGCAATGACCTCTTTGGATCCTTCTTACACGATTGGAAGCCAACTTGTTGAGGTTATAAGGGCAAAAACCAGTTTATTAAAAAAACAGGCACGTGAACGGGCGAGGGACTTGCTTTACGAGATGGGAATTGAAGATCCGAACCAAGTGTATCATGCATATGCACATCAGCTTAGTGGCGGCCAAAGGCAACGAGCCGTCATTGCAATGTCGCTTGCTTGTGAGCCAGATTTAATTATTGCCGATGAGCCCACATCGGCGCTTGATCCGACTGTTCAATTGCAAGTGCTAGAGCTACTTCAGAAAATCAATCGTGAGTTTGGTACAGCTGTCTTAATGATTACACATGATTTTGGAGTTGTTGCAAAAATAGCTGATAAAGTTGCAGTGATGTACGCAGGGCAAGTTGTGGAACAAGGGGTGGTTTCTGATGTGATGTTTCAGCCAAAACACCCATACACGCAAGGGTTACTTGCATGTATTCCAACATTAGATTGGATTTTTGATAAAGATAAAACAAAAAGCATGCTTCATCAAATAGCTGGAGAACCACCAAATCTTGCTATACCTCAACAGGGGTGCCGCTTTGCTCCAAGGTGTTTTAAGGCAGAGAAAAGCTGCTTCGAGGTTGAACCTAGTATGGACATTGATCAAAACACAGCCATTCCCCATGAAGCTCGATGTATCTTAATAAAGGAGGCCAAATGA
- a CDS encoding CPBP family glutamic-type intramembrane protease: MSAFEQRKKRLYLFIVFGFAWGLLAITLAAPHVPGFYLAGFIAIAPLLAAYPLQITNYDQSFLAHVFVLSRPNNWWIVAVLVPFLFSFILLSTYSLTAHPLVFNPFVWVIVFAVALFQEIGWRGFLQRELSRLLFWKSSLVIGIISACWHIPIALILFDTSDTLLMMLVVYFVLAAAPLAFIVGATKSVFPSTFMQTGLFILLLLTTGYYQAVVVFFALLIMLNGVVMLLNAVFPSKFTNTFKLK, translated from the coding sequence ATGAGCGCTTTTGAACAACGAAAAAAACGCCTCTATTTATTTATTGTATTTGGATTTGCCTGGGGATTGCTCGCTATCACACTCGCCGCTCCACATGTACCTGGTTTCTATTTAGCTGGTTTTATCGCTATAGCTCCTCTTCTCGCAGCATATCCTCTTCAAATAACAAACTATGATCAGTCGTTCCTTGCACATGTCTTTGTGTTATCGCGCCCTAATAATTGGTGGATCGTAGCTGTATTAGTACCGTTTCTATTTTCGTTCATTTTATTGTCTACCTATTCACTAACCGCTCATCCACTTGTTTTTAATCCATTTGTTTGGGTCATCGTTTTCGCGGTAGCTCTCTTTCAAGAAATTGGTTGGCGTGGTTTTTTACAACGAGAACTAAGTAGACTTTTGTTTTGGAAGTCCTCTCTTGTTATCGGCATCATAAGCGCGTGTTGGCATATACCGATTGCGTTAATCTTATTTGATACGAGCGACACTTTACTAATGATGCTTGTTGTTTATTTTGTCTTAGCAGCAGCTCCACTTGCATTCATAGTTGGGGCAACGAAATCCGTGTTTCCATCTACATTCATGCAGACAGGACTCTTTATCCTATTATTGCTGACAACAGGCTATTACCAAGCAGTGGTCGTTTTCTTTGCTTTGCTCATTATGTTAAATGGTGTTGTGATGCTTTTAAATGCAGTTTTTCCTTCTAAGTTTACTAACACCTTTAAGTTAAAATGA
- the purK gene encoding 5-(carboxyamino)imidazole ribonucleotide synthase, whose protein sequence is MTQVKPGSTIGIIGGGQLGRMMALSARQMGYRIAVLDPTEDAPCTQVADYVITAAYDDIEACKQLASLSDVITYEFENIDEEASKQLTEVSDFPQGFKVLGMSQHRLKEKQAISELGVPVAPFAAIYTELDVEPAFDAVGLPAVIKTCRGGYDGKGQMVVRSKSELTEAVASLLRHGELVIEALIPFEREISVIVTKSRTGEMKTFPVAENEHKDNILYRTVVPARINKETEEAAIELAEKLAEGLDVIGTLAVEMFVKQDGSLLVNELAPRPHNSGHYTIEACMTSQFEQQIRAVCGLPLGSTTLLSPAVMENILGEDIEPLFDRLDKLGPVSLHLYGKKDAKHKRKMGHLTVLGRHTDACINVLEKLWMQTTLH, encoded by the coding sequence ATGACTCAAGTGAAGCCGGGCAGTACAATTGGTATTATCGGCGGCGGACAATTGGGGCGGATGATGGCATTGTCGGCTAGGCAAATGGGGTACAGAATTGCTGTGCTTGATCCGACAGAAGATGCACCGTGTACACAGGTTGCAGATTATGTCATAACAGCTGCTTACGACGATATTGAAGCATGTAAACAGCTTGCCTCGCTAAGCGACGTGATCACTTATGAGTTTGAAAACATCGATGAAGAGGCGTCCAAGCAGTTAACCGAAGTAAGTGATTTCCCACAAGGCTTCAAGGTACTTGGTATGTCACAGCACCGGTTAAAAGAAAAACAAGCCATTTCAGAACTAGGCGTGCCTGTCGCTCCTTTTGCTGCAATTTATACGGAATTAGATGTGGAGCCAGCGTTTGATGCAGTTGGGCTACCTGCGGTAATAAAAACGTGCCGGGGCGGGTATGATGGCAAAGGTCAAATGGTTGTCCGGTCAAAAAGTGAGCTAACAGAAGCAGTTGCGTCTCTGTTACGACACGGGGAGTTGGTTATCGAAGCACTAATCCCGTTTGAACGCGAAATCTCCGTAATTGTGACAAAATCACGCACTGGTGAAATGAAAACATTTCCAGTTGCAGAAAATGAACACAAAGACAATATTCTGTACCGGACGGTTGTGCCAGCAAGAATAAATAAAGAAACGGAAGAAGCAGCAATTGAACTTGCGGAAAAACTAGCAGAAGGCTTAGATGTCATTGGAACGCTTGCCGTTGAAATGTTTGTGAAACAAGACGGTTCACTTCTTGTCAATGAACTAGCCCCTAGACCGCATAATTCAGGGCATTATACAATAGAAGCTTGTATGACATCCCAATTTGAACAGCAGATCCGTGCAGTATGTGGATTACCGCTTGGTTCTACAACACTCCTTTCTCCTGCGGTGATGGAAAATATTCTTGGCGAGGACATAGAACCGCTCTTCGATCGACTTGATAAGCTTGGTCCGGTTTCGCTACACTTATATGGAAAGAAAGATGCAAAACACAAACGGAAAATGGGCCATTTGACTGTGCTAGGACGCCATACTGATGCATGTATCAATGTGCTTGAAAAGTTGTGGATGCAAACAACACTACATTAA
- a CDS encoding NETI motif-containing protein: MKPRKQTFEVGDHEEIGDCLARMDREGYRPTRRMEKPVFEQQGKKEPVWLKQRIVFEGVLKEDTNQQV, from the coding sequence GTGAAACCAAGAAAACAAACGTTTGAAGTTGGTGACCATGAAGAGATTGGCGACTGTCTAGCACGGATGGACCGGGAAGGATACAGACCTACGAGAAGAATGGAAAAGCCGGTCTTTGAGCAACAAGGGAAAAAAGAACCAGTGTGGTTAAAACAGCGAATTGTGTTTGAAGGGGTATTAAAGGAAGATACGAATCAACAAGTGTGA
- a CDS encoding ATP-binding cassette domain-containing protein encodes MNDKPLIQVEHLSKQYGKERALFRSRDAMKAVNDVSFYINQGETFGLIGESGSGKTTVGRMLLRLVEPSSGSIKFKGEEIVGISRLEMRNLRKQVQIVFQDSGSAFNPRKTIGTEILTPLLRLGVLNSKLEGEKAVCEMLERVGLRKDFAERYPHELSGGQRQRAGIARALVLKPAFLVLDEPVSALDVSVKAQIIELLQELQHDYKLTYLFIAHNLDLVAYFCERIAVMKKGRIVESGDTRDLFTKPKHGVTRNLLGSILTLDGHLGEVKKDVYSA; translated from the coding sequence ATGAATGATAAACCATTAATTCAAGTCGAACACTTGAGTAAACAGTACGGAAAGGAACGAGCGTTGTTTCGCTCTCGGGACGCGATGAAAGCTGTAAATGACGTATCATTTTACATTAATCAAGGCGAGACTTTTGGGCTAATCGGGGAGTCAGGATCAGGCAAAACAACTGTTGGAAGAATGCTTCTTCGCTTAGTTGAGCCATCTTCAGGTTCTATAAAGTTTAAAGGAGAAGAGATAGTAGGCATATCTCGCTTAGAGATGAGGAACTTACGTAAACAAGTGCAAATCGTATTTCAAGATTCTGGATCGGCATTTAATCCAAGAAAAACAATTGGAACAGAAATTTTGACTCCACTGCTGCGTTTAGGTGTTTTAAACAGTAAGTTAGAAGGAGAGAAAGCTGTTTGTGAGATGTTAGAACGTGTGGGTTTGCGAAAAGATTTTGCAGAAAGGTACCCGCATGAATTATCTGGTGGTCAGCGTCAACGGGCAGGGATCGCTCGAGCGCTTGTTTTAAAGCCTGCTTTCTTAGTATTAGACGAACCGGTGTCAGCCTTGGATGTTTCAGTTAAGGCACAAATTATTGAGCTGTTACAAGAATTGCAACATGATTACAAGCTAACCTACTTGTTTATTGCTCATAATTTAGATTTGGTTGCTTATTTCTGTGAGCGTATCGCGGTTATGAAAAAGGGTAGAATTGTAGAGTCTGGGGATACAAGAGACTTATTTACAAAACCAAAACATGGAGTGACTCGAAACTTATTAGGTTCAATCCTGACACTTGATGGGCATTTGGGTGAGGTAAAAAAAGACGTGTATAGTGCTTAA
- a CDS encoding ABC transporter substrate-binding protein gives MSYKQFLMVISLTLFASGCAVSDQEVTLGTSEEDTLIIGIESEADVLDPHAGNGWVTMRINHQMYETLVAQDLTKSSEAAPIPELIPGLAESWEVSEDGKTYTFALREQVQFHDGTPFNADAVQFNIKRLTDPSFDYYYQTGASRSFRTWLYFESSEVIDDSTIKIHLSEPFREFPRLLALSNSLQIVSPTAIETYGNEGLANHPTGTGPFRFEERNRGENINIIKNDRYWGDPAQLDRVIFRPLSDPASRALAIRNDEVDIIAVPPADSLANFEEDGWNVVSGKPPHVWYMNFNFDNPIMQDKRVRQAMNYAIDREGIAEELLRGSVTPAYTMQTRGHAGYDSSRRWYEYNPEKAKSLLKEAGYENGFETTIKTSIDGSGQLVPVDIMEWIQRDLASVGIEATIDSSEWISYFAGFSNGMEEQVGMNQMSSGRTSPFWLAMVAHSSFSAPGGFNSGKYINGEVDQVLNAASFEENHVESLRLWAEAEQLIMEDAAFIPVLNDTAPYVVHPRVQNFIIPSEEWYDLSIVSIDQ, from the coding sequence TTGTCGTACAAACAGTTTCTTATGGTGATAAGCCTCACCCTATTTGCAAGTGGTTGTGCTGTTTCAGATCAAGAAGTCACATTAGGGACAAGTGAGGAAGACACACTCATTATTGGAATTGAATCAGAGGCAGATGTCCTCGATCCTCATGCTGGTAATGGGTGGGTTACAATGCGAATTAACCATCAAATGTATGAGACGTTAGTGGCGCAAGACTTAACGAAATCATCGGAAGCAGCCCCAATACCTGAACTAATACCTGGACTTGCTGAATCATGGGAGGTGTCAGAAGACGGGAAGACGTATACGTTTGCTTTACGTGAGCAAGTTCAATTTCACGATGGTACACCTTTTAATGCAGATGCGGTGCAGTTTAATATTAAACGCTTGACGGACCCATCGTTTGATTATTACTACCAAACGGGGGCTAGTCGTAGTTTTCGAACTTGGCTTTACTTTGAATCATCAGAAGTGATTGACGATTCAACTATTAAGATTCACTTAAGTGAACCATTTAGGGAGTTTCCACGGTTATTAGCGTTAAGTAATTCCTTGCAAATTGTGAGTCCAACAGCAATAGAAACCTATGGAAATGAAGGCTTAGCGAACCACCCGACTGGGACAGGTCCATTTCGATTTGAAGAACGAAACCGTGGCGAAAACATTAATATAATCAAAAACGACAGATATTGGGGTGATCCTGCCCAACTAGATAGAGTAATATTCAGGCCATTATCGGACCCTGCGAGCCGGGCGCTTGCTATTCGCAACGATGAAGTTGATATCATTGCTGTTCCTCCAGCTGATTCGCTTGCTAACTTTGAAGAAGACGGATGGAATGTCGTGTCCGGTAAACCTCCACATGTTTGGTATATGAATTTCAATTTCGATAATCCGATTATGCAAGATAAGAGAGTACGACAAGCAATGAATTACGCGATTGATCGTGAAGGTATTGCAGAGGAGTTACTGCGTGGGAGTGTGACCCCAGCTTATACGATGCAGACGAGGGGACACGCAGGCTATGACTCTAGTAGGCGTTGGTATGAATATAATCCAGAGAAAGCAAAGTCGCTATTAAAAGAAGCGGGGTATGAAAATGGATTTGAAACAACCATTAAAACATCAATTGATGGATCAGGACAATTAGTTCCTGTAGATATCATGGAGTGGATTCAGCGAGACCTGGCGTCCGTTGGTATTGAAGCAACAATCGATTCTTCTGAATGGATTAGTTATTTTGCTGGCTTTAGTAACGGAATGGAAGAGCAGGTGGGTATGAATCAAATGTCCTCAGGTCGAACCTCTCCATTTTGGTTAGCGATGGTTGCCCATTCAAGCTTTAGTGCTCCAGGAGGGTTTAATTCTGGTAAATATATAAATGGTGAGGTGGATCAGGTCTTAAATGCTGCATCTTTTGAAGAAAACCATGTGGAATCTTTGCGTTTGTGGGCGGAAGCAGAGCAATTGATTATGGAAGACGCAGCCTTTATTCCAGTGTTAAACGATACAGCTCCTTACGTTGTACATCCACGTGTTCAGAACTTTATTATTCCATCCGAAGAATGGTATGACTTATCGATTGTATCAATCGATCAATAG
- the purB gene encoding adenylosuccinate lyase, with protein MIERYTRPEMGAIWTEENRYNAWLEVEIVACEAWAELGEIPTEDVAKIRANASFNVDRILEIEAETRHDVVAFTRAVSETLGEERKWVHYGLTSTDVVDTALSYLLKQANAILADDLNRFLEIIKTKAQEHKYTIMMGRTHGVHAEPTTFGLKLGLWYEEMKRNIERFEHAAEGVRFGKLSGAVGTYANIDPRVEQIVCDKLGLQAAPISTQTLQRDRHAEYMASLALIATSIEKFAVEIRGLQKSELREVEEFFAKGQKGSSAMPHKRNPIGSENMTGLARLVRGYMNTAYDNVVLWHERDISHSSAERVILPDATITLNYMLNRFGNIVKNLTVFPENMKRNMTRTYGLIYSQRVLLSLIDKGMAREEAYDLVQPKATQAWEEGVQFRDLVEAESRITEVLSSSEIDECFNYEHHMKHVDTIFTRLGLNNE; from the coding sequence ATGATTGAACGGTACACACGCCCGGAAATGGGTGCGATTTGGACAGAAGAGAACCGCTATAACGCGTGGTTGGAAGTAGAAATAGTCGCTTGTGAAGCATGGGCAGAACTTGGTGAAATTCCGACTGAAGACGTGGCTAAAATTCGTGCGAATGCAAGTTTTAACGTCGATCGGATTTTGGAAATTGAAGCAGAAACACGCCATGACGTTGTTGCGTTTACACGGGCAGTGTCCGAAACGCTTGGTGAAGAACGGAAATGGGTTCATTACGGGCTGACGTCAACAGATGTTGTTGATACCGCACTGTCTTACTTGCTTAAACAAGCAAATGCAATTTTAGCAGACGACTTAAATCGTTTTCTTGAAATTATTAAAACAAAAGCACAGGAACATAAATATACGATTATGATGGGACGTACACATGGTGTCCATGCAGAGCCGACGACATTTGGACTAAAGCTTGGTCTTTGGTATGAAGAGATGAAGCGTAATATTGAGCGGTTTGAACATGCGGCAGAAGGCGTTCGTTTTGGGAAATTGTCAGGAGCGGTTGGCACCTATGCGAATATCGACCCTCGCGTTGAACAAATCGTCTGCGACAAACTTGGCTTGCAAGCGGCACCGATTTCTACGCAAACCTTGCAGCGTGACCGTCATGCTGAATATATGGCTAGTCTTGCGCTAATCGCAACGTCAATTGAAAAATTTGCTGTTGAGATTCGCGGTTTGCAAAAAAGTGAGCTTCGCGAAGTAGAGGAATTCTTTGCAAAAGGGCAAAAAGGATCTTCAGCGATGCCTCATAAGCGCAATCCAATTGGTTCAGAGAACATGACTGGCCTCGCTCGCCTTGTTCGTGGCTACATGAACACCGCGTATGACAATGTGGTCCTCTGGCATGAACGGGATATTTCCCATTCTTCAGCAGAGCGTGTCATTCTTCCTGACGCAACAATCACGCTCAATTACATGTTAAACCGGTTTGGCAATATCGTGAAAAACTTAACCGTATTTCCAGAAAACATGAAACGAAACATGACGCGCACATATGGATTGATTTACTCACAACGTGTGCTTTTGAGTTTGATTGACAAAGGCATGGCGCGTGAAGAAGCTTACGATCTTGTGCAACCAAAAGCGACGCAAGCGTGGGAAGAAGGCGTTCAGTTCCGTGACCTTGTTGAAGCAGAATCACGAATTACGGAAGTATTATCTTCTAGTGAAATCGATGAATGCTTTAACTATGAACATCATATGAAACATGTTGATACGATCTTTACACGTCTAGGCTTAAACAACGAATGA
- the purC gene encoding phosphoribosylaminoimidazolesuccinocarboxamide synthase — MVKEELLYEGKAKRIYRTDEDGVLWVEYKDEATAFNGEKKDTLVGKARLNNEISSLIFGSLSEKGIPSHFVRRLSDTEQLIKQVEIVPLEVVVRNIVAGSMAKRLGINEGTTLATPLVEFYYKDDALGDPLVTEDHIGILGLATSGEVEQLKKRAHDVNEQLIELFHTIGVKLIDFKLEFGRTQEGNLLLADEISPDTCRLWDKETNQRFDKDLFRRNLGNLQEGYQEILNRFTEQ; from the coding sequence ATGGTAAAAGAGGAATTGCTTTATGAAGGCAAAGCAAAACGAATCTATCGCACAGACGAAGACGGAGTGTTGTGGGTCGAGTACAAGGACGAAGCAACAGCTTTTAATGGCGAAAAGAAAGACACCCTTGTTGGTAAGGCGAGATTAAACAATGAAATTTCCTCCCTTATCTTTGGCTCCCTTTCTGAAAAAGGCATTCCGTCTCACTTTGTACGGAGATTATCTGACACAGAGCAGCTTATCAAACAAGTTGAGATTGTGCCTCTTGAAGTAGTTGTGCGCAACATTGTTGCTGGAAGTATGGCGAAACGCCTTGGCATAAATGAAGGCACAACACTCGCTACGCCCCTTGTAGAATTTTATTACAAAGACGATGCCCTCGGTGACCCATTGGTTACCGAGGACCACATTGGCATTTTGGGGTTAGCAACATCAGGGGAAGTCGAACAATTGAAAAAAAGGGCTCATGACGTGAATGAACAGTTAATTGAATTGTTCCACACAATTGGTGTGAAGTTAATTGATTTTAAATTAGAGTTTGGCCGTACACAAGAAGGTAATTTGCTGTTAGCAGATGAAATATCGCCTGATACGTGCCGATTGTGGGATAAGGAAACCAATCAACGATTCGACAAAGATTTGTTTCGCCGTAATCTTGGAAACTTGCAAGAAGGCTACCAAGAAATCTTGAATCGATTTACAGAGCAGTAA
- the purS gene encoding phosphoribosylformylglycinamidine synthase subunit PurS, with amino-acid sequence MYKVKVYVTLRESVLDPQGVAVKGALHTMDYNEVMDVRIGKYLELQLENVDNLETRVKEMCEKLLANTVIEDYRFDVEEVIPS; translated from the coding sequence ATGTATAAAGTCAAAGTCTATGTAACGCTTAGGGAAAGTGTGCTTGATCCACAAGGTGTAGCAGTCAAAGGAGCACTTCACACGATGGATTACAACGAAGTAATGGACGTACGTATCGGCAAATATTTAGAGCTACAACTAGAAAATGTCGATAATTTGGAAACACGTGTGAAAGAAATGTGCGAGAAGCTTCTTGCCAACACGGTCATTGAAGACTATCGCTTCGATGTGGAGGAGGTTATCCCGTCATGA
- the purE gene encoding 5-(carboxyamino)imidazole ribonucleotide mutase → MTEPIVGVIMGSTSDWETMKHTCEVLEELHVPYEKKVVSAHRTPDLMFEYAEQAEERGLRTIIAGAGGAAHLPGMVAAKTILPVIGVPVESRALKGLDSLLSIVQMPGGVPVATVAIGKAGATNAGLLAAQIVGTNNKEVRDRLAKRREQTKKSVLESSGDLL, encoded by the coding sequence ATGACAGAACCAATCGTTGGCGTCATTATGGGAAGTACATCTGATTGGGAAACAATGAAGCATACATGCGAAGTGCTTGAAGAATTGCACGTGCCTTATGAGAAAAAGGTTGTATCCGCCCATCGTACGCCAGATTTGATGTTTGAATACGCAGAACAAGCCGAAGAGCGTGGGCTACGTACGATTATTGCTGGAGCTGGAGGCGCCGCTCACCTTCCAGGCATGGTAGCTGCTAAAACCATCCTTCCTGTGATTGGTGTTCCAGTTGAATCAAGAGCGTTAAAAGGGCTTGATTCATTACTGTCCATTGTTCAAATGCCTGGTGGGGTGCCAGTTGCAACGGTTGCAATTGGTAAAGCTGGAGCAACGAATGCGGGACTTCTTGCCGCACAAATTGTAGGCACAAACAATAAAGAAGTGCGCGACCGCTTGGCAAAGAGACGTGAACAAACAAAAAAATCAGTGTTAGAAAGCAGTGGTGATCTGCTATGA
- a CDS encoding ABC transporter permease encodes MRARGQGKRSIQKYFQNKQALVGTIIIAFAVVFALFPSVFAPYDPNVVPEGSTRLLPPGSDGHVLGTDQQGRDLLSRIVFGTQVSLLSAIVPVFISAFISLLIGVVAGYYKGWIGTCLMRVMDVFFAFPAVLLAIAIAAILGPGLLNVMIAMVIVRIPYMTRVVYTDTMQESEKEYIEAARAFGMKDGEILFRQLIPNVLPSLIVYATTLAGVTIVTVAGLSFIGLGVQPPNPDWGRMASEGSVLLMQGYPHITFIPGLAIILLSFAFSLVGDGLRDAIDPRVKQKPRKRGREKAIQKAA; translated from the coding sequence ATGCGTGCAAGAGGTCAAGGAAAACGTAGTATTCAAAAGTATTTCCAGAATAAGCAAGCACTTGTAGGTACAATCATTATCGCTTTTGCCGTCGTCTTTGCTCTTTTTCCCAGTGTTTTTGCTCCATATGATCCTAATGTTGTGCCGGAAGGCAGTACTAGATTGTTACCTCCAGGCTCTGACGGTCATGTACTTGGGACAGACCAGCAAGGACGCGACTTATTAAGTAGGATCGTATTTGGTACACAGGTCTCTCTTTTATCAGCGATTGTGCCGGTTTTCATTTCGGCATTCATTAGTTTATTGATTGGGGTTGTGGCGGGGTATTACAAAGGCTGGATTGGAACTTGTTTAATGAGAGTGATGGATGTATTTTTTGCTTTTCCAGCAGTTCTATTAGCGATTGCAATAGCTGCGATACTTGGACCAGGATTATTAAATGTCATGATTGCAATGGTAATTGTCCGTATTCCTTATATGACCAGAGTGGTCTACACAGATACGATGCAAGAGAGCGAGAAGGAGTATATTGAGGCGGCAAGAGCATTTGGAATGAAAGATGGAGAAATTCTTTTTCGGCAACTCATTCCGAATGTATTGCCATCATTAATTGTGTATGCTACGACACTTGCAGGAGTAACGATCGTTACAGTTGCCGGTTTAAGTTTCATTGGATTAGGCGTTCAACCACCAAATCCTGATTGGGGAAGGATGGCAAGTGAAGGCAGTGTGCTGTTAATGCAAGGATACCCACACATCACCTTCATACCGGGATTAGCAATTATTCTTCTTTCCTTTGCGTTTAGTTTAGTAGGTGATGGCTTAAGAGATGCAATTGATCCGAGAGTAAAACAAAAACCTAGAAAACGCGGTAGGGAAAAAGCAATTCAAAAAGCAGCTTAA